The genomic region GTCGTTGACCGGGAGCGTCGCCATCTCGTCGTAGGCCTGTTCCAGCAGCGCTGGCTCGCGGTCGGTGAACGAGCCCGCCGGAATCGCTTCGACGTGGGCCGTCTCCTCGTGGAAGTTCTCGACCAGCGCCACGCCGCCGACCAGCGGCAGCGCCGACTCGACAACCGGGAGTGCGGCTTCCAGCGCCTCCACGTACCCCTCCTTGATCGCTGTTGAGTGGAACGCCTTCGCGCCGTGTTGCTTGCCCAGCCCGACGACAGTCATCTTCGCCAGACCGCTCTCGATGCGGCCGCTGTAGTTGGTGTGGGGCTTCACCCGATTCACGACGACGACGGCATCCGCTTCCTGTGCCGCCGTCGAAACGTGGACCGGAAACGCTGTGTCACCGACAGTGACGGTGTCGACCTGTGCAGTGTCCATCCGGGCATCGATGGGGGCATCGAGGCGCGACTCCGTGACGCCCAGACTCTCCAGTACTTCGCGCTGTCCCTCCGGCGTTGCTCCGCCGTGACTCCCCATCGCCGGGACGATGACCGGCTCGAAGCCCCGGTCGCGGACAGCTTTGACGACAGCCTCGGCGATATCATCGATATGGTGAATGCCGCGGCTGCCGACGGCAACGGCAACGGTCGCGCCAGATTCCAGCCCATCGAAGTCGAGGCGGTCGAGTTCGGCCCGCGCCGCGGTCGACGGGTCGTCGACGGCGGCCGTCTCCGGCTCGTACTGGACGCGAGCGAAGTTCGGCAGCGGCTGTGGGTCAATGAGGGCGTCCACATCGCCTCGGTCGGGGAAGTTCATGTCAGAATATTATCGGCAAGCCATACAAAAACTCGGGTCACGCAACTCTATCGTGGCCGGGGACACGAACGGTCAGAAGCCCCTGTAGCGACAGGCTCCAGAGGATGCCGCTTTCAGTCCTGCAACAACAGCCGGACGGCGTCGGAAAGCTGGCCGACGCGAGCGGCGTGTTCGAAGGATTCCTCGCGGATACCGTTCGTGACGAGCGCGAATCCGACATTCAATTCAGGGTCGCCCCACCCGAACGAACTCCCGAGGCCGGCGTGGCCGAACATCCGTTCTTTGCTGGCGGCCCCGAACATATCGGCGGCCAGCCCGCCGGTCCAGACGCCGAGTCCGTAGCGGGCCGGGCGCGACAGCGTGCCGTCGGATTCGGTTTCGGCGTGGGTCGTGGTCGCCTCGTCAACGGTCGCTTCGGTCAGCAGTTGCGTCCCGTCCAGCGACCCACCGTTTGCGAGACAGGCGTAGAACCGGGCCATGTCCCGGGCGGTGCCGATGCCGTTGGCTGCGGGAATCACCGCCCGATGGGTCGCTTCCTGATTGAATGCGGCGGCGTACTCCGTAGCAGGGTCTTCGAGCCCTTCTTCGACGTCGTGACACCGCTCGGACGTCTCGTAGCCGGCCAGGGTCGCAACGGTGTCGGGCTCGTTGTCCCGCAGACCGATGCCGGTATGGTCCATCCCAAGCGGCTCGAACACGTGCTCCGCAACGTACTCCTCGGCCGGCTGGCCGCTACAGCGCCGGATGAGTTCGCCGACCAGCCAGCCGTAGTTGATTGCGTGATACGCCGGGGTCGTTCCGGGCTCGAACACGGGCTCGATATCTTCCATCGCCGCGACAACGGCATCCCAGTCGCCCCATCGCTCGGGCTGGTCGTCGAACTCGCCGAACGGGATACCGGCAGTGTGGCTGAGCACCTGCCGGACAGTGATCGATGCTTTCTGTGTGCCGTCGTCGGCAAACTCGGGCCAGTGTTCGACGACCCGGTCATCGTAGTCGAGTTCACCCTGTTCGACGAGTTGGTGCAGGCCGACGCCAGCGAACGGTTTCGTACAGGAGAACAGGAGGTGGCGCGTCTCGGGCGTCGTTTCGTCACCGTCGGGACCTGTGGAGCCACCGGCGAAGTCGACGACAAGGTCGCCGTCAACGTACACCGCCAACTGTGCGCCGTGGTGCAGTCCGACATCGAGCTGTCGGTCGAACTGGGCCCGAAGCTGTTCGATATCGTCCGCGCTAATCTGTGACATGGTCTGTGTTGAGTCCGGCCACGTAATAGAAGTTAGGTTCGGGTGCAAAATCGAACAGCGGATAGCTACTGGTTGCGTTCGGGCTGCCGAACTATCATAGTCAATTGTGCGAAACGTTGATCACACTGAGAAGTCACAATTCCGTATGCTCGAAAACAAGAACGGAACGTCCGAGGTGTCGACAACCCGGACATCGTTCGAGATTCTGGGGCTGATTCGGGACGCGAGTGGCGCGACAATCGCAGACATCCGGGCGGAGACGGACCTCGCAAAGAGCACGGTGTATCGGCACCTCAAGACGCTGCACGACATGGACTATCTCGTTGAGGAAGACGGGGAGTACCGGCTGTCGCTTCGGTTTCTGCAACTCAGCGAACCACCGCGGATACGGCGGCCAGGCTATCTCGTCGCCAAGCAGAAAGTCATCGAACTGGCGATAGAGACCGACGAGCGAGCCCTGTTTCTGGTCGCGGAGGGGTTCGAGGGCGTGTATCTGCACCGGGCCGGCGGCCGGAATCCGCTCCAGAGCGACACAATGATCGGCAAACGCCGGCCGTTGCACGCGCTCGCCTCAGGGAAAGCCATCCTCGCGGAGTGGACTGACGAACACATCGAGGAGTTCGCCGAAACCGCGTCCCTCGACGGGCTGACGGCGAACACGATTACCGACCGGGACGCGCTGCTCGAGGAACTCGAACAGATCCGC from Haloarcula sp. H-GB4 harbors:
- a CDS encoding IclR family transcriptional regulator, translating into MLENKNGTSEVSTTRTSFEILGLIRDASGATIADIRAETDLAKSTVYRHLKTLHDMDYLVEEDGEYRLSLRFLQLSEPPRIRRPGYLVAKQKVIELAIETDERALFLVAEGFEGVYLHRAGGRNPLQSDTMIGKRRPLHALASGKAILAEWTDEHIEEFAETASLDGLTANTITDRDALLEELEQIREQGYATNMSEHMDGLRAAGVPVYNHEDDLIGALSVFGPSGRVSQEDIESTYPDLLERKASELKIDLTYD
- a CDS encoding serine hydrolase, yielding MSQISADDIEQLRAQFDRQLDVGLHHGAQLAVYVDGDLVVDFAGGSTGPDGDETTPETRHLLFSCTKPFAGVGLHQLVEQGELDYDDRVVEHWPEFADDGTQKASITVRQVLSHTAGIPFGEFDDQPERWGDWDAVVAAMEDIEPVFEPGTTPAYHAINYGWLVGELIRRCSGQPAEEYVAEHVFEPLGMDHTGIGLRDNEPDTVATLAGYETSERCHDVEEGLEDPATEYAAAFNQEATHRAVIPAANGIGTARDMARFYACLANGGSLDGTQLLTEATVDEATTTHAETESDGTLSRPARYGLGVWTGGLAADMFGAASKERMFGHAGLGSSFGWGDPELNVGFALVTNGIREESFEHAARVGQLSDAVRLLLQD
- a CDS encoding DUF362 domain-containing protein translates to MNFPDRGDVDALIDPQPLPNFARVQYEPETAAVDDPSTAARAELDRLDFDGLESGATVAVAVGSRGIHHIDDIAEAVVKAVRDRGFEPVIVPAMGSHGGATPEGQREVLESLGVTESRLDAPIDARMDTAQVDTVTVGDTAFPVHVSTAAQEADAVVVVNRVKPHTNYSGRIESGLAKMTVVGLGKQHGAKAFHSTAIKEGYVEALEAALPVVESALPLVGGVALVENFHEETAHVEAIPAGSFTDREPALLEQAYDEMATLPVNDIDLLVVDELGKDVSGAGMDTNVIGRYRVLNAPDPDEPSIKLLYARGLTEATKGNGNGIGLADITRQAALDQLDLQKTYANALTSGSTAKAKLPLVAPDDEFAIRTALSGLGGYDPDTVRIVWIQTTQDLSTLHVSEPLVDELPAAAEVTDFESLAFPDGTASFTRE